Proteins from one Sabethes cyaneus chromosome 2, idSabCyanKW18_F2, whole genome shotgun sequence genomic window:
- the LOC128734860 gene encoding ribosomal protein S6 kinase beta-2 isoform X1 has product MAGVFDLELHDEENIHDSDDDVIEVDDVSYGTLLAINIHRNENVDLEPELHINSNLESEGSETIPLSEEIVNQGRIKLGPQDFELKKVLGKGGYGKVFQVRKTTGADANSYFAMKVLKKASIVRNQKDTAHTRAERNILEAVRHPFIVELVYAFQTGGKLYLILEYLSGGELFMHLEREGIFLEDTAIFYLCEIIMALTHLHNLGIIYRDLKPENVLLDAQGHVKLTDFGLCKEHIQEGIVTHTFCGTIEYMAPEILTRSGHGKAVDWWSLGALMFDMLTGMPPFTADNRKNTIDAILKGKLNIPAYLANDSRDLIRRLMKRQVSQRLGSGPSDGQAVQAHPFFKNVNWDDVLNRRIEPPIKPVLRSEDDVSQFDTKFTKQIPVDSPDDSTLSESANLIFQGFTYVAPSVLEEMQQPRVVTARSPRRTPRQHHNHHSHHHIGSHSSHRNMHAANSRLVENGAISLADEQMLSMPRAGGASSSHLVFPQQQQQQQNHQRQQPAQPYLQSTARSAQFAAGPISSTSIARHTPAHLQPFAPRPSPQDEMMEVYPELPIS; this is encoded by the exons GTCGATCTGGAACCGGAGCTGCACATCAACAGCAACCTGGAATCAGAAGGTTCAGAAACCATCCCACTCTCAGAAGAAATCGTTAACCAAGGCCGGATAAAGCTCGGCCCACAGGACTTCGAACTAAAGAAAGTGCTCGGAAAGGGTGGCTACGGAAAAGTCTTCCAA GTGAGGAAAACAACCGGTGCCGATGCTAACTCTTACTTTGCAATGAAGGTGCTGAAAAAGGCCTCAATAGTTAGAAATCAAAAAGACACAGCTCACACACGTGCAGAGCGAAACATACTGGAAGCCGTGCGG CATCCATTTATAGTTGAATTAGTGTACGCCTTTCAGACCGGTGGAAAGTTGTATTTAATCCTAGAGTATCTGAGTGGAGGGGAGCTGTTTATGCATTTAGAACGTGAAGGAATTTTCCTGGAGGACACCGCCAT CTTTTACCTGTGTGAAATCATCATGGCCCTAACACATTTGCACAATCTTGGTATCATCTACCGGGACCTGAAGCCGGAAAATGTGCTACTGGACGCACAGGGACACGTCAAGTTGACTGACTTTGGCCTTTGCAAAGAACACATTCAGGAGGGTATTGTGACGCACACGTTCTGCGGTACTATTGAGTACAT GGCACCTGAAATCCTCACCCGAAGCGGTCACGGAAAAGCCGTTGACTGGTGGTCACTGGGTGCTTTAATGTTCGATATGTTAACCGGAATG CCACCATTCACCGCAGACAACCGCAAGAACACCATCGATGCGATCCTGAAAGGGAAGCTCAACATTCCTGCGTACCTTGCAAACGACTCCCGCGATCTTATCCGGCGGCTCATGAAACGCCAAGTGTCCCAACGGCTCGGCAGTGGTCCCTCAGACGGACAGGCAGTGCAAGCTCATCCGTTCTTCAAAAATGTCAACTGGGATGATGTGCTTAACAGACGAATCGAACCACCCATCAAGCCTGTTCTG cGAAGTGAGGATGATGTTTCACAATTCGACACCAAATTCACCAAACAGATTCCGGTTGATTCGCCCGATGATTCAACATTAAGCGAAAGTGCCAACCTAATCTTCCAG GGATTCACCTATGTCGCGCCATCGGTGCTGGAAGAAATGCAGCAACCGCGCGTTGTAACAGCCCGTTCGCCACGGCGAACGCCTCGTCAGCACCACAATCATCACTCGCATCACCACATCGGCAGTCACAGTAGTCATCGCAACATGCACGCGGCCAACAGCCGACTAGTGGAGAACGGTGCAATTTCCCTAGCGGACGAGCAGATGCTCAGTATGCCCCGGGCGGGCGGCGCCAGTAGTAGTCATCTGGTGTtcccgcagcagcagcaacagcagcagaacCATCAGCGGCAACAGCCAGCCCAACCTTACCTGCAGTCGACGGCCAGAAGCGCACAGTTCGCGGCCGGCCCGATCAGTAGTACGTCGATTGCGCGACACACGCCGGCCCACTTGCAGCCATTCGCGCCTCGGCCCTCCCCTCAGGACGAAATGATGGAGGTGTATCCAGAGTTACCGATTTCTTA
- the LOC128734860 gene encoding ribosomal protein S6 kinase beta-2 isoform X2, whose protein sequence is MAGVFDLELHDEENIHDSDDDVIEVDDVDLEPELHINSNLESEGSETIPLSEEIVNQGRIKLGPQDFELKKVLGKGGYGKVFQVRKTTGADANSYFAMKVLKKASIVRNQKDTAHTRAERNILEAVRHPFIVELVYAFQTGGKLYLILEYLSGGELFMHLEREGIFLEDTAIFYLCEIIMALTHLHNLGIIYRDLKPENVLLDAQGHVKLTDFGLCKEHIQEGIVTHTFCGTIEYMAPEILTRSGHGKAVDWWSLGALMFDMLTGMPPFTADNRKNTIDAILKGKLNIPAYLANDSRDLIRRLMKRQVSQRLGSGPSDGQAVQAHPFFKNVNWDDVLNRRIEPPIKPVLRSEDDVSQFDTKFTKQIPVDSPDDSTLSESANLIFQGFTYVAPSVLEEMQQPRVVTARSPRRTPRQHHNHHSHHHIGSHSSHRNMHAANSRLVENGAISLADEQMLSMPRAGGASSSHLVFPQQQQQQQNHQRQQPAQPYLQSTARSAQFAAGPISSTSIARHTPAHLQPFAPRPSPQDEMMEVYPELPIS, encoded by the exons GTCGATCTGGAACCGGAGCTGCACATCAACAGCAACCTGGAATCAGAAGGTTCAGAAACCATCCCACTCTCAGAAGAAATCGTTAACCAAGGCCGGATAAAGCTCGGCCCACAGGACTTCGAACTAAAGAAAGTGCTCGGAAAGGGTGGCTACGGAAAAGTCTTCCAA GTGAGGAAAACAACCGGTGCCGATGCTAACTCTTACTTTGCAATGAAGGTGCTGAAAAAGGCCTCAATAGTTAGAAATCAAAAAGACACAGCTCACACACGTGCAGAGCGAAACATACTGGAAGCCGTGCGG CATCCATTTATAGTTGAATTAGTGTACGCCTTTCAGACCGGTGGAAAGTTGTATTTAATCCTAGAGTATCTGAGTGGAGGGGAGCTGTTTATGCATTTAGAACGTGAAGGAATTTTCCTGGAGGACACCGCCAT CTTTTACCTGTGTGAAATCATCATGGCCCTAACACATTTGCACAATCTTGGTATCATCTACCGGGACCTGAAGCCGGAAAATGTGCTACTGGACGCACAGGGACACGTCAAGTTGACTGACTTTGGCCTTTGCAAAGAACACATTCAGGAGGGTATTGTGACGCACACGTTCTGCGGTACTATTGAGTACAT GGCACCTGAAATCCTCACCCGAAGCGGTCACGGAAAAGCCGTTGACTGGTGGTCACTGGGTGCTTTAATGTTCGATATGTTAACCGGAATG CCACCATTCACCGCAGACAACCGCAAGAACACCATCGATGCGATCCTGAAAGGGAAGCTCAACATTCCTGCGTACCTTGCAAACGACTCCCGCGATCTTATCCGGCGGCTCATGAAACGCCAAGTGTCCCAACGGCTCGGCAGTGGTCCCTCAGACGGACAGGCAGTGCAAGCTCATCCGTTCTTCAAAAATGTCAACTGGGATGATGTGCTTAACAGACGAATCGAACCACCCATCAAGCCTGTTCTG cGAAGTGAGGATGATGTTTCACAATTCGACACCAAATTCACCAAACAGATTCCGGTTGATTCGCCCGATGATTCAACATTAAGCGAAAGTGCCAACCTAATCTTCCAG GGATTCACCTATGTCGCGCCATCGGTGCTGGAAGAAATGCAGCAACCGCGCGTTGTAACAGCCCGTTCGCCACGGCGAACGCCTCGTCAGCACCACAATCATCACTCGCATCACCACATCGGCAGTCACAGTAGTCATCGCAACATGCACGCGGCCAACAGCCGACTAGTGGAGAACGGTGCAATTTCCCTAGCGGACGAGCAGATGCTCAGTATGCCCCGGGCGGGCGGCGCCAGTAGTAGTCATCTGGTGTtcccgcagcagcagcaacagcagcagaacCATCAGCGGCAACAGCCAGCCCAACCTTACCTGCAGTCGACGGCCAGAAGCGCACAGTTCGCGGCCGGCCCGATCAGTAGTACGTCGATTGCGCGACACACGCCGGCCCACTTGCAGCCATTCGCGCCTCGGCCCTCCCCTCAGGACGAAATGATGGAGGTGTATCCAGAGTTACCGATTTCTTA